CGAGATCGAACTCGTCGAGCTTGACCTCGAACAATTCGCGGATCGGGAAGGCGATCAGCGACAGCTCGTTGATCGGCGTGCCGTCCTGTTTTTCCGGCGGGCGCAGAATGGTGAAATGCACCAGATCGACGCCGGGATCGGATTTGAGCAGGTTGCGCCAGGTTCGCTCGCCCGGATGTGGCTCGCCCGAGACCAGCAGGACCCGAAGCCGGTCGCGCACGCCGTTGACGGTGATGAAGGCGCTGTTGTTGGCGAGCGTCAGCTCCTGGGGGCCGGCCTCCGCCTTGATCTCGAACAGCGTCTCGCCCGCATGCTGCAGATCGAGCGAAAGGTTGGTGTCCTGGCCGGTCGGCACGAAGACGGGCTGGAGCGCCTCGCCGTCGCGGGTGATGTCCACGCGCACGCGGCCTGCGGGCGGCCCTTGCGGGAGATCGTCGACGCGGATGGTGAACTCGACCTTCTGACCGACGATGCCGTAGCTCGGCAGCTTCGGCACCGTCAGGCGGCGGTCGCCCTCGTTCTCGCGGCCGGTCAGCAGCAGATGCACGGGCGCGTCGATGCCGAGCGTCTTGGGATCCTCCGGCAGGTCATGGATCTCGCCGTCCGACAGCAGCACGACGCCGGCAAGCCGCGAGGGCGGCAGGTCGGCGACCGCATCCTTGACCGCCGTCATCAGTTCGGTGCCGTTGTCGGCCTCGCTGCGGGCGGGCTTGACCCGCACCACGCGCAGCTCGAGGCCGGGGATCGCGCGCAGCCGCTTCTCGATCTCCGGTGCGGCCGCCGCGATCTGCTCGGGCCGCGGCGCGATCTGCTCGCTCGAGGATTCGTCGATCGCCAGCACCGCGACATCGTCGATCATGCGGCGCTCTTCCTTGACCGCCGAGGGATTGACCAGGGCGCCCAGCAGCACCAGCAGCGCCAGGACGCGCCAGGAGGTCCCGCGCGCACGCCGCCACAGGCAGAGCGCGATCAGCAGCGCGGCCACGACCGCGGCGCCCGCGATCAGCCACCAGGGCAGCAGCGGCGCAAAGGCGATGCTCCAATGGCCGGCGGTCATGGAGCGGGCCCTTTATCAACAGCCGCATCGCGCGGTGTCCCCCCTCCCCCTACCCCCTCCCGCAAGGGGAGGGGGCGAGGAGAAAACCACGGCTCGCCTTTCATGGAGAAAGTGCCGCTGCTGATAAAAGAGAGGGGGCGTGAACAAAACCACGGCCCCTCCCCTTGCGGGAGGGGCGGCGAGCGCAGCGAGCGGGGAGGGGAGCCGCAGACGTGGTGCCCGATCCTCATTGCCCCAGCCTCTCGAGGATCGCCGGCACATGGACCTGGTCCGACTTGTAATTGCCGGTCAGCGCATACATCACGATGTTGACGCCGAAGCGGTAGGCCATCTCGCGCTGGCGCTGGCCGCCGGGGACGGTGGCGTAGAGCGGCTGGCCGGATTCGTCGACGGCCCAGGCGGCGGCCCAGTCGTTGCTGCCGACCACGACCGAGGAGACGCCGTCATTGGAGCGGCCCTGGCCTTCCTCGACCCAGAGCGTGCCGCTGGCCCAGCGTCCCGGGAACTGCTGCAGCAGGTAGAAGGCCTTGGTCAGCACATGGTCCTGCGGCACCTGGATCAGCCGCGTGATGTCGATGCCGCGCGCGACGCGGTTGAAATTGGCGAAGCCGCTGGCGCCGCCGTCGCGCGTGTCGAACAGGATCAGCCCGCCATTCTTGAGATAGTCGTTGACCCGGCGCAGCGCCGTGTCCGACATCGCGACCTCGCCGTTGGATATCGGCCAGTAGATCAGCGGGAAGAAGGCGAGCTCGTCCCGCGCGGGATTGATCGCCACCGGCTCGCCGACATCGATCGCGGTGCGCTGGCGCAGGACCAGCGAGAGGCCGAGCAGCCCCGCCTTGCTGGCGCGGTCGATCTCGTCGTCGCCGCTGCTGACATAGGCGAGACGGGTCTGCTGCGTGTCGCCCAGCGCATTGTCGTCATTGTCCTTGGCCTGCGCCGGGGTCGCGGCGAGACCGCCGGCAAGCGCGAGCAGCAGGAGGGCGCCGGCCACGGCGGCGCGGCCGGGCAGGAGCCCGCGCAGCGCGAGCGAGATTACCAGATCGATCAGGAACAGCGCGAGCGCGGCCGCCAGCAGCCAGGGCTTGAAGTCGAAGGTGGCGCCGACGCTGGTGCTTTCCACGGTCACACCCTCCGGCCAGGCCTGGATCGCCTGCCAGCCGATCAGGCCGGTGCCGAGATTGAGCGCGCGCTGCGTCGCCTCGCTGCCATAGAAGCCCGGCGGATGATCGGGACCGATCAGGCCCTTGTCGAAGACCTCGGGACCGGCGGCGGTCGCGAGCGGTGCGGGCGCGCCGAGCCGGCCGAAGCCGTCGAGCGTGCGGTAGGGCGGGAGCGTGCCGTTCGCCTCGCTGCCGGCGACGCCTTCGCTCAGGGCCAGGATCTTCTGCAGCATCTGCACGAAGAGCCCCGACAAGGCGAGGTTGGACCAGTCGGCATTGGCACTGGTATGGACCAGCACGAGCCAGCCGCGACCCGAGCGCGCGGCGGTGACGAGCGGCGTGCCGTCGGTGAGCCGCGCCCAGGTCTTGTCGCCGAGCGAGAGCTCCGGCTCCGCCAGCACCTGGCGGAAGACGCGCACATCGTCAGGGACCGTAAGGCCGGCGAAGGGCGAGGTCGGCGCGAAGGGCGCGATCTGCGCCGGCTGTTCCCAGGTGAGGGCGCCGCCCAGCGTGCGCCCGCCGCTGCGCAGGCGCACCGGAAGGAGCGTGTCGTCGGTGTTCTCCGCCAGTCGCGGGCCGGCGAAGCGTAGCAGCAGCCCGCCATTCTCGACCCAATGCTGCAGCGCGTCGGTCTCCTCGGCGGTGAGCCTGCCGATATCGACCATCGCCAGCATCGAGAGCCCGCCCTGGATCAGGCTGGGGATCGTGCCCTCGCGCAGGTCCGTGCCAGGCCCGAGCGCGCGGCGCAAGTAATAGAGCTCGCTCAGCAGCGTCTCCTCGCGCCCCGTATCGGCGCCGGCGACGAGACCCACGGGGCGGCGGCGCCATTGCGCGTCGACCAGGAAGGTCGAGCCGGCGGAGGCCTCGTTGGCGACCGAGATCGTGGCGATGCGGTTGCGCAGCTCGACCGGCAGCTTGATCTGAGGATTGGCCTCGGTCGCGCCGGCCTCGAAGGTCGCGGGCTGGCGCGCGACCAGCTGGCCCTGGCGGTCGCTCGCCATCAGCTCGACGGTTCGCGCCGGCCCCGCCGCGGGGCGCAGCAGATGCAGCGTCATCGCCTCGCTGTTGTTCTCGGGCGGACGCTGCAGCAAGGCGCGCGCGCTGTCAGGCGCCGCAATGACTGTCAGCGAACCGAACTTCGCCAGCCTTTCGCCGAGCTGCTTGTCGGCGCCATCGGGATCGGCGATGCCGTCGCTGGCCCAGAACACGCTGGCCTCGGCGAAGGGCGCCTTGTCGAGCGCGGCCAGGGTCGCCTTGCGATCCGTCGGCCAGGGCTGCGGCTCGACCCGGCCCAGCGCCTGGCGCGCCTCGGCCGCGGGCATCGGGCCCTGGATCTGCGGCTTCGCGCCGTCCGCACCCGGCGCCGTCGCGATCAGCGCCGCCATGCGGCCCTCGCGCTCGGCCTGGCGCAGGCGATCGGCCAGCGTCGCCTCCTGCTCGTTCCAATGGGCGGCCGCGGCCCAGCCATTATCGACCACCAGCAGCAGCGGCCCGTCGCCCGCGAGCGCCTTGCGCGCATCCTCAAGCGGATGGGCGAGGGCGACGATGATGAGGGCCGCGATCACGAGGCGCAGCAGCAGCAGCCACCAGGGCGTGCGATAGGGCGTTTCCTCCGGCGGGCGCAGTCCGAACAGCAGGCGGATCGCCGGAAAGATCTGCCGCTTGGGGGCCGGCGGCATCAGCCGCAGCAGCCACCACAGGACTGGCAAGGCCAGCAGCGCCACCAGCACCCAGGGGGCCGCGAAGCTGAGATCGGCCAGCCCCATCATCGGATCCTGACCTCGGACCGCTCGCCGAGCCGGCGATAGAGCGCCAGCAAGGCGGATTCGGGCGAACGGTCGGTGGTGGTGAGCGCGTAGCTCCAGCCCAGCGTGCGGGCCAAGGCCGCCATGCCGTCGAGCTGCGCCTGCAGCCGTTCGGCATAGGCCTGGCGGATCGCCTCGACCCGGCCGATCAGCGCATCGCCCTCCCGCTCGGTGCCCTCGAAGCGGATGCGGCCGGTGAACGGCAGCGACTGCTCGGCGGGATCGAGCAACTGGAGGATATGGCCATGCGGCTGATATTCGGCGAGCCGCTTGAAGCGCGTTTCAAGCGTCGCCAGCGGCGAGAGGAAATCGCCGACCAGCACCAGCTCGGCATGGCGCGGCAGCCGCAGATCGGGCGGCAGGCTCTGGTCCTCGGGATGATGCTGCAGCAGCAGCGCCAGCCGCTCGAGGCCGCGATGGCCGGTGAAAGGCGGCGCGCCTTCGCCCAGGAGGGCGACGCGCTCGCCGGCATCGAGCAGGAGTGCCGCGAGCGCGAGCGTCACCAGGTCGGCGCGCTCGATCTTCTCCGGCAGATTGCGGCCCGAGCGCCAGCGCATCGAGGCCGAGGCGTCGCGCCACAGATAGATCGTCTGCGCCGCGGCCCATTCGCTCTCGCGCACGAACACCGGATCAGCCTTGGCCGACTGGCGCCAGTCGATGCGGCCCACCGGATCGCCCGGCTGATAGCGGCGGAACTGCCAGAAGGTGTCGCCGGGGCCGACGCGGCGGCGGCCATGCACGCCCTGCTCGACGGTGGCGGCGATGCGTTCGGCCTGCACCAGAAGCGGCGGCAGGGCGGCCGCCATGGACTGGGCGCGCTCGCGCAAACCCGCTTCGTTCGAAGTCGGCCTGCCGCGAATTTTGGCGCCGAACGCCATGCCTGCTCCCTCTGCCGCCGCGCTCGCTTGCGTTCGCCTCAGCGCAAGGGCTGGATCAGGCGCTCGATCACCTCATCGAGGCCGATGCCTTCGGCGCGGGCGGCGAAATTGAGCGCCATGCGGTGGCGCAGGATCGCGGGCGCCAGCGCCACCACATCCTCGACCGAGGGCGCGAACCGCCCTTCCATCAAGGCACGGGCGCGGGCCGCCAGCATCAGCGCCTGACTGGCGCGAGGGCCGGGGCCCCAGGCCACATGCTGGCGCACCGTTTCGATCTCGCTGCTTTCGGGCCGGCCCGAGCGCACCAGGCTGAGGATCGCCTCGACCACGCTGTCGCCGACCGGCACGCGGCGCACCAGGCGCTGCGCCAGCAGCAGGTCGCCGGCCGTCATGACCGGCTCGGCCTTCTCCTCGTCCGCGCCGGTGGTGGCGAGCAGCATCTGGCGCTCGGCCGCCTGCTCGGGATAGGTGACGTCGATCTGCATCAGGAAGCGGTCGAGCTGCGCCTCGGGCAGCGGATAGGTGCCCTCCTGCTCGATCGGATTCTGCGTCGCCAGCACATGGAAGGGCTGGGGCAGGGGGTGGGGATGGCCGCCGACGGTGACGCGGGCCTCCTGCATCGCCTGCAGCAGCGCCGACTGGGTGCGCGGGCTGGCGCGGTTGATCTCGTCGGCCATGAGCAGCTGGCAGAAGACCGGTCCGGGAATGAAGCGGAAGGAGCGCCGGCCGCTGTCGGTCTCCTCCAGCACCTCGGAGCCCAGGATGTCGGCCGGCATCAGGTCGGGCGTGCATTGCACGCGCTTGTCCTCGAGCCCGAGAACGATGCCGAGCGTCATCACCAGGCGGGTCTTGGCCAGGCCCGGCACGCCCACCAGCAGCGCATGGCCGCCGGCCAGGAGCGTAATTAGGGTTTGATCGATCGTCGCTTGTTGGCCGAAAATGACGCGACCGATGCTGCGGCGAACCTGCTGCAGCGTGTCGCCGAGGCGGCCGATCTCGGCGGCAAGCCGGTCGGCGGAAATCACGGTATCGGGGGAACTCACCGTCGGCTGCTCCTTGAATGGTTCGGGGGCATGGATCGGACGGGCGTCGATCGAACAGGCCAAGCCATCCTATGACTGCAGGCAAGCTGTCGGAAGGCACTCTTTCGTTACCTTCTTCGTCGCCCGGCCCGGGAAGGGAGCCGCAGCAATGCGGCGAATTTGCGATTCGGATCGGGCGGGACGGCACCTGGTATTATCTGAACTCCCCGATCGGCCGGAAACCGCTGGTCAAGCTGTTCTCCACCGTGCTGCGCCGCGAGCCGGACGGGGATTACTGGCTCGTCACGCCCTATGAGCGGGGGCGGATCGAGGTCGAGGATGTGCCCTTCGTCGCGGTCGAGGTCACGGCCGAGGGCGCCGGACCCGCCCAGCGCCTGCGTTTCCGGACCAATCTCGACGACGAGGTGGTGGCCGACAAGGACCACCCGATCCGCGTGCTGCAACAGCCTGGGACCGGCGAGCCCACTCCCTATATCATGGTACGGGACGGGCTCGAGGCAAGACTGACTCGGCCGGTCTTCTATGAGCTGGTGGAACTGGGCGAGAGCCGTCATGAGGACGGCGAAGAGCAGCTGGGCGTATGGAGCAGCGGACAATTCTTTCTTCTGGGACGGACCGACGCGGAAGCCTGAGCCCCGCCGCCATTCGCGATGCCTTGACGGCGAAGCCGCCCGGCGTGCGCCGCGCGCCGCGCGGGCCCGTGGCGCTGGAGCTGCCGGACGAGACGCGCGGCGACCACGATCTCAACCCCGACATGATGCCGAAGCTGCCGCTGACGGCGGCGGCCGTGCTGGTGCCGCTGGTGCTGCGGATGGAAGGGCTCACCATTCTCCTGACCCAGCGCACCGAGCATCTGGCCGAACATGCGGGCCAGGTCGCCTTTCCGGGCGGTCGCGTCGATCCCGAGGATGCCGATGCGATCGCGGCCGCGCTGCGCGAGGCCGAGGAAGAGATCGGGCTGGCACGCCGGCTGGTCGAGCCGATCGGGCAGCTCGACACTTATGTGACGCGCACCGGTTATGAGGTGACCCCGGTGGTGGGATTGGTGCAGCCGCGTTTCGATCTGGTGCTCAATCCGCTCGAGGTCGCCGACGCCTTCGAGTTGCCGCTGGCCTATCTGCTGGACGCAGCCAATCGCCGGATGGAGAGCAGGGTCTATAACGGCGTCGAGCGGCATTTCTGGACGGTGCCGTGGCAGAACCGCTTCATCTGGGGCGCCACCGCCGGGATGCTGGTCAATCTGGCCGAGATCCTGGCGCCGCGGGCCGGCGCCTCATGAGACGCTTCCTCGAGATCCTGATCCCGCTGCTGCTGCCGACGCTGATCTATTTTCTCTATCTTGCGATCGCCCGCCGCCGGGCCCAGGCCACCGGTGCGGCACCGACCCTCGTCTTCAAGGACATGCCCTGGAGCTGGCTCGCCGGCGCCGGGGTCGCTCTGCTCGCCGTGACCCTGGCGGCCTCGGCCTTGTTCGGCGGCGCCGCGCCCGGAAGCCACTATCAGCCGCCCAGCCTCGAGAACGGGCAGATCAACCAGGGCGGATTCTCGAATTGATGCGGGCGTATCAAGAAAAACCATCCCCTCTCCCAACTTTTGGGGGAGGGGATTAGATTTTTGATTTCAATGTCGAAGGGAATTTTGATGACAGACCGGCGCCTGACGCCGCAGCCCTGGATGACGCAGCCGCGTACGCAGGCCGTGATCGCCGCCTTGAGCGCGGACGAGGCGGAGGTGCGGTTCGTCGGCGGCTGCGTGCGCGACGCGATTCTCGGCCGCAAGATCAAGGATATCGATCTGGCGACACCCGATTCGCCCGAGACGGTGATCGCGCTGCTGAAGGGTGCTGGCATTCGCGCGATTCCGACGGGCATCGAGCACGGCACGATCACGGCCGTCATGGAGGGCCATCCCTTCGAGGTGACGACCCTGCGCCGCGACGTCGAGACAGACGGGCGCCATGCCAAGGTCGAGTTCACGGACAATTGGCGGGAAGACGCCGCGCGGCGCGATCTCACCTTCAACGCCATGTCGCTCTCGCCCGACGGCACGCTGCATGATTATTTCGGCGGCTATGACGATCTTCAGGCGGGCCGGGTGCGGTTCGTCGGCGATCCGGCGATGCGCATCAAGGAAGATGTGCTGCGGCTGTTGCGTTTCTTCCGCTTCTTCGCGCATTACGGCAAGCCGCCGCCCGATGCCGAGGCGCTGGCCGCCTGCCGGTTCGCGGCGCCGCAATTGTCGACGCTCTCCGGCGAACGGCTCCAGGCCGAGACCCTGAAGCTGCTGGCGGCGGGCAATCCCGCACCCGTGGTGGCGCTGATGCAGGATCAGCATGTGCTGACGCATCTGCTGCCGGAAGCGCAGAGCGTCGCCAAGCTCGCGGCGCTGGTCATGATCGAACGCGCTCTCGGGCGCGAGTTCGATCCGCTGCTGCGGCTGGCGGCGCTGATCGAGGGCGGGCCGGAGAGCGCGCGCGCGGTCGCCTGGCGGCTTCGGTTGTCGAATGCCGATCGCGACCGGATGATCGCGGCGCTCGAGGCGCCGCCGCTCTCGCCCTCGCTCGACGGCAAGGCCTGCCGCCTCGCGCTCTATCGCCTGGGCTGGGAGACCTTCCGCGACTGCGTGCTGTTGAGCTGGGCGGCGAGCGGCGACATGCCGGACGCGCCGCAATGGCGGGGACTGCTCGCCCTCAGCGAGAACCCGCCGCCGGCCTTTCCGCTGCAGGGCCGCGATCTCCTGACGCTCGGCGTGCCCGCCGGCCGTCGCGTCGGCGAGCTCTTGAAGGAAGTCGAAGCCTGGTGGATCGCGGGCGACTTCCGCGCGGATCGGAAGGCGTGCCTGGAAGAGGCGAAGAAGAGGGCCTCTTAGTCATCCCGGCGAAAGAGTCGCCGCAACTCCTCTCGTCATCCCCGCGAAAGCGGGGAGATGGATTCACACTCCAAGTGCAACACTTGGCTGCAGAAGATTTCAGCGGGGCTGTGCCAGTCAAGGCATTTGCGCGGGGTGTTGTTGTAGGCGCGGACCAGATTTGAGAGTTGGCGTGTGGTGAGGGTGTCGAGGTTGGTTTTTCTGGGGATGTTGCGGCGCAATCGCCCGATGGCGTTTTCGACGCCCCCTTTCTGCCAGGGAGCATAGGGGTCGCAGAAGAAGGTCTGGATATCGAGGCGGTGGAGCTCGTAGTGACGGGCGAACTCGGTGCCATTGTCGAAGGTGATGGTCTGGCGCAGGGATTGGGGCAGAGGCCCGAGCAAGCTGGCGATAGCGTCGGCGATCGGCTCGGCATGCTTGCCGTTGGACCGGCCGACGATGAGCAGGCGGGAGGATCGCTCATGCAAGGCGAGGAGGGCCTGGCCGTAGCGGGTGAACATCATGAGATCGGCTTCCCAGTTGCCGGCGACCGAACGGTCCCCGACGGCGGCGGGTCTTTCTGCAATGGAAACACGATCTTGGATGTGCAGGGCCGAGCTGCCGCCCTTGCGGCCGCGGCGGCCGCGTTTGCTCTTGGCGCGGGGCAGGTAATGGCGCCAGCGATAGTCCTTGTGGCGGGTGATCTGGGCCTGGATGAAGCGGTAGATGCTCTCCGGGCTGATGACGTGCCGGCCCTGCTGGCGTTCGAGCCAGCCGCAGACCTGCTCGGGCGACCAGCCTTTCTTCAGGCCGTCGAGGACTTGCCGGCGCAACTTGGCGTCACGTTCCAGACGCGAGCCTCGCCAGCGCCGGGCCCGGGTCTGCTGCTGGGCGTAGACGGCCCGATAGCCGATCTGACGGCCGGTGTTTCGCTTCAGCTCCCGAGAAATCGTCGATGCTGGGCGATCCAGAGCTGCAGCGATCTGGCGGATCGAGTGGTCTTTGGCCTGAAGGCTGGCAAGGATGGCGCGCTCTTCGGCCGAGAGCTGAGTGTATTTTGTTCCCATGGCAACACCCTAATCTG
The nucleotide sequence above comes from Hypericibacter terrae. Encoded proteins:
- a CDS encoding DUF4159 domain-containing protein gives rise to the protein MMGLADLSFAAPWVLVALLALPVLWWLLRLMPPAPKRQIFPAIRLLFGLRPPEETPYRTPWWLLLLRLVIAALIIVALAHPLEDARKALAGDGPLLLVVDNGWAAAAHWNEQEATLADRLRQAEREGRMAALIATAPGADGAKPQIQGPMPAAEARQALGRVEPQPWPTDRKATLAALDKAPFAEASVFWASDGIADPDGADKQLGERLAKFGSLTVIAAPDSARALLQRPPENNSEAMTLHLLRPAAGPARTVELMASDRQGQLVARQPATFEAGATEANPQIKLPVELRNRIATISVANEASAGSTFLVDAQWRRRPVGLVAGADTGREETLLSELYYLRRALGPGTDLREGTIPSLIQGGLSMLAMVDIGRLTAEETDALQHWVENGGLLLRFAGPRLAENTDDTLLPVRLRSGGRTLGGALTWEQPAQIAPFAPTSPFAGLTVPDDVRVFRQVLAEPELSLGDKTWARLTDGTPLVTAARSGRGWLVLVHTSANADWSNLALSGLFVQMLQKILALSEGVAGSEANGTLPPYRTLDGFGRLGAPAPLATAAGPEVFDKGLIGPDHPPGFYGSEATQRALNLGTGLIGWQAIQAWPEGVTVESTSVGATFDFKPWLLAAALALFLIDLVISLALRGLLPGRAAVAGALLLLALAGGLAATPAQAKDNDDNALGDTQQTRLAYVSSGDDEIDRASKAGLLGLSLVLRQRTAIDVGEPVAINPARDELAFFPLIYWPISNGEVAMSDTALRRVNDYLKNGGLILFDTRDGGASGFANFNRVARGIDITRLIQVPQDHVLTKAFYLLQQFPGRWASGTLWVEEGQGRSNDGVSSVVVGSNDWAAAWAVDESGQPLYATVPGGQRQREMAYRFGVNIVMYALTGNYKSDQVHVPAILERLGQ
- a CDS encoding AAA family ATPase, which produces MSSPDTVISADRLAAEIGRLGDTLQQVRRSIGRVIFGQQATIDQTLITLLAGGHALLVGVPGLAKTRLVMTLGIVLGLEDKRVQCTPDLMPADILGSEVLEETDSGRRSFRFIPGPVFCQLLMADEINRASPRTQSALLQAMQEARVTVGGHPHPLPQPFHVLATQNPIEQEGTYPLPEAQLDRFLMQIDVTYPEQAAERQMLLATTGADEEKAEPVMTAGDLLLAQRLVRRVPVGDSVVEAILSLVRSGRPESSEIETVRQHVAWGPGPRASQALMLAARARALMEGRFAPSVEDVVALAPAILRHRMALNFAARAEGIGLDEVIERLIQPLR
- a CDS encoding IS30 family transposase, yielding MGTKYTQLSAEERAILASLQAKDHSIRQIAAALDRPASTISRELKRNTGRQIGYRAVYAQQQTRARRWRGSRLERDAKLRRQVLDGLKKGWSPEQVCGWLERQQGRHVISPESIYRFIQAQITRHKDYRWRHYLPRAKSKRGRRGRKGGSSALHIQDRVSIAERPAAVGDRSVAGNWEADLMMFTRYGQALLALHERSSRLLIVGRSNGKHAEPIADAIASLLGPLPQSLRQTITFDNGTEFARHYELHRLDIQTFFCDPYAPWQKGGVENAIGRLRRNIPRKTNLDTLTTRQLSNLVRAYNNTPRKCLDWHSPAEIFCSQVLHLECESISPLSRG
- a CDS encoding DUF58 domain-containing protein, producing the protein MAFGAKIRGRPTSNEAGLRERAQSMAAALPPLLVQAERIAATVEQGVHGRRRVGPGDTFWQFRRYQPGDPVGRIDWRQSAKADPVFVRESEWAAAQTIYLWRDASASMRWRSGRNLPEKIERADLVTLALAALLLDAGERVALLGEGAPPFTGHRGLERLALLLQHHPEDQSLPPDLRLPRHAELVLVGDFLSPLATLETRFKRLAEYQPHGHILQLLDPAEQSLPFTGRIRFEGTEREGDALIGRVEAIRQAYAERLQAQLDGMAALARTLGWSYALTTTDRSPESALLALYRRLGERSEVRIR
- a CDS encoding DUF6111 family protein; protein product: MRRFLEILIPLLLPTLIYFLYLAIARRRAQATGAAPTLVFKDMPWSWLAGAGVALLAVTLAASALFGGAAPGSHYQPPSLENGQINQGGFSN
- a CDS encoding DUF1285 domain-containing protein, whose amino-acid sequence is MTAGKLSEGTLSLPSSSPGPGREPQQCGEFAIRIGRDGTWYYLNSPIGRKPLVKLFSTVLRREPDGDYWLVTPYERGRIEVEDVPFVAVEVTAEGAGPAQRLRFRTNLDDEVVADKDHPIRVLQQPGTGEPTPYIMVRDGLEARLTRPVFYELVELGESRHEDGEEQLGVWSSGQFFLLGRTDAEA
- a CDS encoding CoA pyrophosphatase, with product MTAKPPGVRRAPRGPVALELPDETRGDHDLNPDMMPKLPLTAAAVLVPLVLRMEGLTILLTQRTEHLAEHAGQVAFPGGRVDPEDADAIAAALREAEEEIGLARRLVEPIGQLDTYVTRTGYEVTPVVGLVQPRFDLVLNPLEVADAFELPLAYLLDAANRRMESRVYNGVERHFWTVPWQNRFIWGATAGMLVNLAEILAPRAGAS
- a CDS encoding CCA tRNA nucleotidyltransferase; the protein is MTDRRLTPQPWMTQPRTQAVIAALSADEAEVRFVGGCVRDAILGRKIKDIDLATPDSPETVIALLKGAGIRAIPTGIEHGTITAVMEGHPFEVTTLRRDVETDGRHAKVEFTDNWREDAARRDLTFNAMSLSPDGTLHDYFGGYDDLQAGRVRFVGDPAMRIKEDVLRLLRFFRFFAHYGKPPPDAEALAACRFAAPQLSTLSGERLQAETLKLLAAGNPAPVVALMQDQHVLTHLLPEAQSVAKLAALVMIERALGREFDPLLRLAALIEGGPESARAVAWRLRLSNADRDRMIAALEAPPLSPSLDGKACRLALYRLGWETFRDCVLLSWAASGDMPDAPQWRGLLALSENPPPAFPLQGRDLLTLGVPAGRRVGELLKEVEAWWIAGDFRADRKACLEEAKKRAS